CCAGTTTGCCGGTTATGCACAGGCACGACGAATTCGAGCAGGCCTCGGAGGAGGAACTGACGCATTTTGTGGTGGAAAGCGATTCTGCAGGCCATCACTACGCGGTACGCCGCGACGACCTCGAGAAGGAGGCTTGACCCAGCCACCCCGGACAGCACTGCTGCGGTCAGACTCAAAAAATGCACTGGTGACGGACTCAGTCCGTCACCAGTGCATTCTTGTGGCAGGAAGCTTTGTTGCGGGAGCTCTGCTGCAGGGGATTTTGCTGCAGGAAGCGGCTAACGGCCCGTGCCGCCGTATACCGTGGCTTCGCTTTCGCTGTCCAGCTCGAAGGCCCGGTGGATCACGCGCACGGCCTCGTCCAGCAGGTCGGCGTGGGTAACAACAGAGATACGGATCTCCGAGGTGGAGATCATGTTGATGTTGATGCCGGCGTCCGAGAGTGCCTTGAAGAACGTAGCGGAGACGCCCGGGTGGGAGCGCATTCCGGCGCCGATCAGGGACAGCTTGCCAATCTGTTCGTTGTACTCGATGGTCTCGAAGCCGATCTGGTCCTGGGCTGCGTGCAGGGCTGCCAGGGCGTCGGCGCCTTCGACGATGGGCAGCGTGAAGGAGATGTCCGTCCGGCCGGTGCCGTGGGTGGAGACGTTCTGCACGATCATGTCGATGTTTGAGTGTGCATCTGCAATAACCTGGAAGATCGCGGCTGCCTTGCCGGGAATGTCCGGAACACCAACAACGGTGACCTTGGCTTCGGAACGGTCGTGCGCGACGCCGGAGATGATTGGCTGCTCCAAGGCAACTCCCTCTTGTGTGGTGATCTTGTCTTCGGCGCTGGGGATGACCCAGGTGCCTTCGTGCTGGCTGAATGACGAGCGGACGTGCAGCGGCACGCCGAACCTGCGCGCGTACTCGACGCAGCGAAGGTGCAGGATCTTGGCTCCCGAGGCTGCGAGTTCAAGCATTTCCTCGCTGGAGATCGTGTCGATCTTCCGGGCCGAGGGGACCACTCGCGGATCGGCGGTGTAGATACCGTCCACGTCGGTGTAGATTTCGCAGACGTCGGCCTCCAGGGCCGCTGCCAGTGCCACGGCCGTGGTGTCGGAACCGCCGCGGCCAAGGGTGGTGATTTCGTTGGTGGCGCGGCTCATGCCCTGGAAACCCGCCACGATGGCGATGTTGTCCTTATCGAGCGCGGTGCGGATCCGGTGGGGGTCGACGTCGATGATCCGGGCCTTGCCGTGGATGCCGTCGGTGATCATGCCGGCCTGGGAACCCGTGAAGGACTGGGCAGAGGCGCCCAGCTTGTTGATGGCCATGGCCAGGAGGGCCATGGAGATCCTCTCGCCGGCGGACAGCAGCATGTCCATCTCGCGGGCAGGGGCGGAATCGGTCACCTGGGCGGCAAGGTCAAGGAGTTCGTCAGTGGTGTCACCCATGGCCGATACCACCACAACCACTTCATTGCCGGCAGCCTGGGCATCCACCACCCGCTTGGCCACCCGCTTGATGCCATCGGCATCCGCCACGGACGATCCGCCAAACTTCTGCACGATGAGCTGTTTGGTCACGGCGGCGCCGCCGGGCAGCTCCTGCGGCTGCGTTGCGTTGTGCACTTCGGTAGTGGGCGTACTCATGCGCGAACCTTCACTGGATCAATGTGGAGTCCGGCCAGGCAGCCGTAATGCGTGTTGGCCCTGACCCGGGGAACTAGCGCCATTATTGGCGCGACTTCTTCCCACCAGTTTATCGCCGCGCAAGGCCAGGGGTTGAATTGTGACCGGATCCCGGCCCTCAGGGCCCCTGCCGGCAGGCTCCGCAGGCGTAGGCTCAAAGTCTCAGCATGCATCAAAACTGTGGGGGACAGGTGCACAATACATGGGGCGCAATGCGGACCGACGGGTCGCCTGGCT
This genomic interval from Arthrobacter sp. SLBN-100 contains the following:
- a CDS encoding aspartate kinase, with product MSTPTTEVHNATQPQELPGGAAVTKQLIVQKFGGSSVADADGIKRVAKRVVDAQAAGNEVVVVVSAMGDTTDELLDLAAQVTDSAPAREMDMLLSAGERISMALLAMAINKLGASAQSFTGSQAGMITDGIHGKARIIDVDPHRIRTALDKDNIAIVAGFQGMSRATNEITTLGRGGSDTTAVALAAALEADVCEIYTDVDGIYTADPRVVPSARKIDTISSEEMLELAASGAKILHLRCVEYARRFGVPLHVRSSFSQHEGTWVIPSAEDKITTQEGVALEQPIISGVAHDRSEAKVTVVGVPDIPGKAAAIFQVIADAHSNIDMIVQNVSTHGTGRTDISFTLPIVEGADALAALHAAQDQIGFETIEYNEQIGKLSLIGAGMRSHPGVSATFFKALSDAGININMISTSEIRISVVTHADLLDEAVRVIHRAFELDSESEATVYGGTGR